One genomic window of Leptotrichia shahii includes the following:
- a CDS encoding autotransporter domain-containing protein, whose protein sequence is MKSKIKKIFIYALLLSLISCGSSGGNGSTGKTPTPAPKPKPADPKPKGPSASDVYYNGEIVIRIGGYSSQYPNGIILTTATSDIVKIPNIAGTLIKKQDYQTSSGIPMNGKIFLHSTGTTQQVTDFSSDLTASNSYRAAIGGDLMDEYIARVNSVSGGDNLYIWPAGNIKGNKNPSLEGGLPYFEKTLEKSWVNVVALVNKSGTAGLEWKDLEPLSNAGVASKWTITAVSEDGTSAKAAENVAKAVDQVREKFPGMKMDMIRDIILSTATDIGAAGVDNVFGYGLLDATTALNGPRNLNYRLSKFHVPDTKTWIFRNNIYGAYTDLEKNGKGTLILEGKNSFYKIKVDGGTLVLKGDNTSEYETIIKDGILDVKKKFTPENIEIETNGTLITNPETVIGEISKNYYTEEITVNKAVDVVNKGTLKNIGTGAIITGNYTAKYGSVTEAEIGSKLIVKGTIKIDGRERNQTLGSTVKLLSNGYVTATPTTSAVIEAEKGIEGQFAKVETDELINGKVENKGNSVEATISRKNVEDYVNGLKNSDEMQKNTAKNLEVSFKELDKKIAEGNTNVSNFALGAAKLQKNSLSLSSNILDSLSGQIYASAQALTFQQSQTINKDLSNRLVMLGTLDNTSDKFGLWISSIGANGKLKQNGYAEGKTKVYGGQVGIDKQFGENLILGTALAYSKGNVKFDRHGGKSDADNFGISLYGRVGNKDNPMYLQGRVGLGFVNSEVKRDIILSENDISRGKIEHNDKVISGYLETGYDVKKGDFVLTPFAGISHDTVQRGAFHEENSQFGLKADKKTYKQTSGLAGVRVSQKFNFENGSKTTLQGYITHQRAFNNENLNFKASYSGLPDAKFKVKGIGLSKSQTWVGAGVLNEVSSKFAWYLNYDEKIDKKAKNNVFTAGVRVNF, encoded by the coding sequence CCAGCAGATCCAAAACCAAAAGGACCAAGTGCCTCAGATGTTTATTATAACGGTGAAATTGTGATCCGAATTGGAGGATATTCATCACAATATCCAAATGGTATAATACTTACAACGGCAACAAGTGATATAGTTAAAATTCCAAATATAGCTGGAACACTAATAAAAAAACAAGATTACCAGACATCTTCAGGGATTCCAATGAATGGAAAGATATTTTTGCACAGTACAGGAACTACACAGCAAGTTACAGATTTTAGTTCAGATTTAACTGCTTCAAATAGTTATCGAGCAGCAATTGGCGGAGATTTAATGGACGAGTATATTGCAAGAGTAAATTCAGTTTCAGGTGGAGATAATTTATATATTTGGCCAGCAGGGAACATCAAAGGAAATAAAAATCCGTCACTTGAAGGAGGACTTCCTTATTTTGAAAAAACTTTGGAAAAATCTTGGGTAAATGTAGTTGCACTTGTGAATAAATCTGGAACTGCAGGATTGGAATGGAAGGATTTAGAGCCATTGTCAAATGCAGGGGTAGCTAGTAAATGGACTATAACTGCGGTAAGTGAAGATGGAACATCAGCAAAAGCAGCGGAAAATGTTGCAAAAGCGGTAGATCAGGTACGTGAAAAATTTCCTGGAATGAAAATGGATATGATTAGAGACATAATTCTTTCAACAGCTACTGATATCGGAGCAGCAGGAGTGGATAATGTATTTGGATATGGACTTTTAGATGCTACTACTGCTTTAAATGGACCAAGAAACTTGAATTACAGGTTAAGCAAGTTTCATGTTCCAGATACAAAAACTTGGATTTTTAGAAATAATATTTATGGTGCGTATACAGATTTAGAAAAAAATGGAAAAGGGACATTAATTTTAGAAGGAAAAAATTCTTTTTATAAAATAAAAGTAGATGGTGGAACACTAGTTTTGAAAGGAGACAATACTTCTGAATATGAAACAATAATAAAAGATGGAATACTCGATGTTAAGAAAAAATTTACTCCCGAAAATATTGAAATAGAAACAAATGGAACATTGATTACAAATCCTGAAACTGTGATAGGAGAAATTTCTAAAAATTATTATACGGAGGAGATAACTGTTAATAAGGCAGTTGATGTTGTAAATAAAGGAACATTAAAGAATATTGGAACAGGAGCGATTATAACTGGAAATTATACAGCGAAATATGGTTCAGTGACAGAAGCAGAAATTGGATCAAAATTAATAGTAAAAGGAACAATAAAAATTGATGGAAGAGAAAGAAATCAAACTTTGGGAAGCACAGTAAAACTTTTGAGTAATGGATACGTTACTGCAACACCAACAACATCGGCAGTTATTGAAGCTGAAAAAGGAATAGAAGGACAATTTGCAAAAGTGGAAACTGATGAATTGATTAATGGAAAAGTGGAAAATAAAGGAAATTCAGTTGAAGCTACAATTAGTAGAAAAAATGTGGAAGATTATGTAAATGGCTTGAAAAATAGCGATGAAATGCAGAAAAATACTGCTAAAAATTTAGAGGTTTCTTTTAAAGAATTAGATAAAAAAATAGCTGAAGGAAATACAAATGTTTCTAATTTTGCTTTAGGTGCGGCAAAACTTCAAAAAAATTCCCTATCTCTGAGTTCAAATATATTAGATAGTTTATCAGGACAAATTTATGCTTCAGCTCAAGCTTTAACATTTCAACAATCGCAAACAATAAATAAGGATTTATCAAATAGACTTGTAATGCTCGGAACGCTTGATAATACTAGTGATAAATTTGGATTATGGATTTCTTCCATTGGAGCTAATGGGAAATTAAAACAAAATGGGTATGCTGAAGGAAAAACTAAAGTTTATGGAGGACAGGTTGGAATTGATAAGCAATTTGGAGAAAATTTGATTTTAGGAACGGCTTTAGCTTATTCAAAAGGAAATGTGAAATTTGATAGACATGGTGGAAAGTCAGATGCAGATAATTTTGGAATTTCATTGTATGGAAGAGTTGGAAATAAAGATAATCCGATGTATTTGCAAGGAAGAGTTGGACTTGGATTTGTAAATAGTGAAGTTAAAAGGGATATTATTTTATCTGAAAATGATATTTCACGAGGAAAAATTGAGCATAATGATAAAGTAATTTCAGGATATTTAGAAACAGGGTATGATGTGAAAAAAGGTGATTTTGTATTGACACCATTTGCTGGAATCTCGCACGATACAGTTCAAAGAGGAGCATTTCATGAGGAAAATAGCCAATTTGGATTAAAGGCGGATAAAAAGACTTACAAGCAAACAAGTGGACTTGCTGGAGTTAGAGTTAGTCAGAAATTTAATTTTGAAAATGGTTCAAAAACTACATTACAAGGATACATAACACATCAAAGGGCATTTAATAATGAAAATTTGAATTTTAAAGCATCGTATTCAGGACTACCAGATGCAAAATTTAAAGTAAAGGGAATAGGGCTTTCAAAGAGTCAAACATGGGTAGGAGCTGGAGTTTTAAATGAAGTTAGTTCAAAATTTGCCTGGTATTTGAATTATGATGAAAAAATTGATAAAAAGGCTAAAAATAATGTGTTTACAGCTGGTGTGAGAGTTAATTTTTGA